The Terriglobus roseus region AGAGGCCCCAGGCGACGGTGCGCCAGCGGATGGCACGGCGGTCGGTGGAGAGGGCGTAGGCAACGCCAAGTAAAACGACTAGGCCAATGAGTCCGGTAAAGCGGGCCAAATCGGGCCCTCCTCTGCTGCAAATCAGGTGCGTTGCAGAAAGAGTGTACCGGAGGCGAAGGGGAAACCGCCTCCGGCTTTTCACCGATTGTTTATACGGCCACGAATCCGCCGTCGACGAAGAGTTCCACACCGGCGACGAAGCTGCTGTCGTCCGAGGCGAGGAAGACGACTGCCTTGGCGAGTTCGTCCGGTTCGCCCATGCGGCCGAGAGGAACGCCTGCTGCCAGACCTGCCTTCAACGCCTTCTCCTGCTCGGAGTCGTTGCCGACGAGACCGCTGATGGCGGGGGTGTCGATGGGGCCGGGGCTTACGACGTTGACGCGGATCTTGCGTGCCTTCAGTTCGTTGGTCCAGGTGCGGGCGAAGGAGCGGACGGCAGCCTTGGTGGCGTTGTAGACGCCGAAGTTCTCAAAGCCCTTCATGGAGACGATGGAGCCATTCAGCACGATGGTTGCGCCGTCGGGCAGCAGCGGGAGCGCCTTCTGCACGGTGAAGACGAGGCCTTTCACGTTGATGTTGAAGGTCTTGTCGAAGTGCTCTTCAGTGTAGCTGCCGAGCGGAATGAATTCGCCACCACCAGCGTTGGCGAATACGACGTCCAGCTTGCCCTTTTCGGACTTGATCTGCGCGAAGAGACGATCAAGGTCGTCGAGGTTGGAGACGTCGCCCTGTACGGCGGTGACATTCTTGCCGATGAACTTTACGGCTTCATCCAGGGAGCTCTGACGGCGTCCGGTGATGAACACGTAGGCGCCTTCATCCACGAAGCGTTTTGCCGTTGCGAGGCCGATGCCGCTGTTGCCGCCGGTGACGAGTGCGATCTTTCCTTCGAGCTTACCCATGATGTTTCCGTCCTTTTGATATTTTGACAACCATCGAAATGATCCATCGGGATAGATTGCTGTGGCTTTGAAAAGGATTCATGAAGTTGTTGGGTGAACTGTTTAAAACCTGCTGCACCGAAGGATACGCTCGTCTACGTGCGCTGACTTTGGTTGTCAATGAATCTCGGTAAATGCCTTGCGATCAGGCACTCACCGAGATTCACCGATTTCAGATAGCCGAGAAGCCGCCGTCGACATTCAGCTCCACGCCATTCACGAAGCTGGAATCGTCTGAAGCAAGAAACAGAGCTACTGTCGCGATTTCTTCAGGTTGCCCCATTGTTCCTCGAGGGATCAAGGATTCAAACATCTGCTTCGCCTCAGGAGTGAGCACTTCTTCCTGCATCGGAGTAGCGATTGGCCCGGGGCCCAGCACGTTCACCCGGATATGCCTGTCCTTCAATTCGTTGAGCCATGTGCGTGCGAAGGAGCGCAGTGCTGCCTTGCTTGCCGCATACACGCCGAAACCGGGAAAGCCCTTTACTGAAGCGACTGACCCGGTCATGATGATCGATCCGCCGTCGTTAAACAGTGGCAATGCCTTCTGAACTGTAAACAGCGTTCCGCGCGTGTTCAGGCCGAAGGCCGCATCGAAGTGCTGTTCGGTAATTTCGCCCAGTGGCAGGGCCTCGCCCCGGCCAGCGCTCGCGAATAAGACGTCGATCTTTCCCTTTTCCCGTTTGACGATGTCGAACAGACGATCAAGGTCGTTGAGATTGGCTGCGTCACCACGTACGCCGGTTACGTTTCGACCAATCTGCCTGACTGCCTCATCGAGCTGTTCCTGCCTTCGGCCTGTGATGAAAACGTAGGCACCCTCTTCCACGAAGCGTTTGGCGCTCGCCAGTGCCAGCCCACTCGATCCCCCCGTGACGACTGCGACCTTACCTTCCAGTTTTCCCATAATTGCTCCCTTCGGTAGATGTGTAGCATTCACTACAGCAGAGTAGATTTCCTTGGAAGTGGACGAGAACTGCCCAAGAATCCGAATATTTTGTCTATTCGTCCAAATTGTGGAGGTTATGTTGGACCCAATAACGGACATCTTCAAAACGATGCACGTGACCGCGTTTGGTCTGCACAGGCTGGAAGCCACAGTTCCGTGGGGCGTGAAACAGGAAAATCGGTCCGAAGAAAAAGTCACGCCCTCCGGCAAGAAAACGCCGCCCGCAGATTTGGCGCACTTCGCCATGCTTTCGCGGGGCAGCTGTTGGCTGAGTGTGGAAGGCATTGCAGAGCCAATTCCCCTTAGTGGTGGTGATTGCTTCTTGGTGGCCAAGGGGACTTCGATCGTTTTGCGCGACAGCCCGCGAACACGCCCGAAGTGGACATTCCGCGAGATCGGGGCTTTGGCCAACGGCAATGTCGCTCAGTGTGGGGGTGGTGGCGCACCCACGACTATCGTCTGTGGGTCTTTGAGTTTCGATCGCGCGAGCCTGAAGCCGATCACCCAGTTATTGCCGAGCTTCATTCTGATGAAGGCCGATGAGGAACGCACGCTTGCTCTTCACAACACCGTGCAGGCGCTTGCGTCAGAAATGGCTGTACAGGCACCGGGATCGGAGGTCGTCGCGACGCGCCTGGCCGAGGTTCTGTTTATACAGGTGTTACGAGCGCATATCGCGTTGGGGCAGCAACGCAACAAAGGATGGCTTCGCGCGATCTTCGATCCTCAAATGGGAGTCGCTTTGAGTGCCGTTCACGACAGTGTGAGTGCGGCCTGGACGGTTGAATCACTGGCCGCAGCGGCGGGCATGTCTCGCTCCGCATTCGCAGTGCGCTTTAAAGAACTGCTGGGACAAACACCAATGGAATACGTAACCGAGTGGCGGATGCAAAAGGCGATGCAGTTACTCCAGCAGCGTGACAAGAAGCTCATAGACGTTGCTCGGTTAGTCGGTTACGAGTCCGACGCTGCTTTCAGTAAGGCGTTCAAGCGAGTTGTTGGGGTCAATCCTGGTGAGTACCTGAAACGTGGTTTTGAAGATCACAGAAATGCCGGGATGACGGAAGATTTTTGAAGCGAAGACTCTGACTCGGCGGGGAGCAGATGCCATGGAAGTATTTTTCCGCTGAGCGCAATGCGGCTACAGCTCATGCGCTGCAGAGGGTATTGGTAGAGTAACTCTTCGTCATGGATAGTTCACACTGCGGTCATGCTGCAGCAATGAGCCCGCGCGAAGCTGTTGGGGTATGGTGCGGACCTGCGATACGCTCATCCTCTCCGACGTCCACCTGGGCTCAGATGTTAGCCGGGCGGAAGAAGCCATCGATGTGCTGGAAGGTGTGGACTTCCGGCAATTGATTCTGCTGGGTGACATCTTCAGCGATCTTGATTTTGCGCGATTGAAGCGACAGCACTGGGATTTTCTGTCGTGTATCCGTAAGCTCTCCAACCCGAAGCAACGTCGCACGATTGTGTGGGTGGAAGGCAATCACGATCATGGGTTGTCGCAGTTGATGTCGCACATGGTGGGCGTGCCGGTATATCAGCGCTACGTGTGGGAGTACGCGGGTAAGCGACATCTGGCGGTGCATGGGCATCAGTTTGATCGTTTTATCAACCGCAACATTTTGTTGAGCCGCTTCTTTGAGGGCTTCTACGAGATGTCTCAGCGGTTGGATGGCAAGGAACAGCGGATGTCGCGCTGGTTTGATCGCTTCAGCACACGCTGGTTGCGGTTGTCAGACAAGGTTGCAGAGGGTGCGCTGGCGTATGCGAAAGAAGGTCACGCAGACCGAGTGTTCTGCGGGCATACGCATGAGGCGATGCAACGTAATGAAGGCAGTATTGAGTATTTCAACTCCGGGTGCTGGACAGATACACGCGCCACGTTTTTGACCATCGACCGTAAGGGAGTCCAGATCCATGAGTATCAACCCGGAACTGTCCATCGTGATCCCGGCAAAGAACGAATCGAGACACCTGCCCTCGCTGCTGAGTTCGCTGGCGAAGCAGGATTATCCGGCTATGGCGGATACGGAAGTCTTCGTTGCTGATGCCGGTTCGACCGACGGAACGGCTGCCATTGCACGTAGCTATGACAACCTGCTGAATGTTCGTGTGATTGAGGGCGGGTTGCCTTCTGTGGGACGGAATCGTGGTGCGGCGCAGAGCACATCGCGCTATGTGCTGTTTCTGGATGCGGATGTAGAGTTGCGTGATCGTACGTTGCTGCGTCGCGCGATGACTGCCATGCAAAAGCAGCGCCTACACTGCCAGACGGTGGACATTGCGTGTGCGGAAGGAACGTGGGCGGACCGGCTGCTGTATTGGGGTAACAGCCGGATGCAGCGGTTGAGCGCGTGGGGCATGCCGTTTGGCACGGGAATGTTTCTGCTGTTTGAGCGCGGACGCTTTCATGAGCTTGGTGGCTTTGCTGAAGATGCAGTTTTTGCTGAAGACTTTCTGCTGACGAAACAGGTTTCCTCTCTGCGCTTTTCTGTGTTGGATGGATGCATCTACACGTCGAACAGGCGGTTCCACAGAACAGGACATGCGCGCATGGTGTTTCTGTTTTTCTGGACGCTGCTGAACTGCAAAAACCGTAGCCACTTTGTACGTGACCACGGTTATTGGGATGGTGCTGCTACGGAGACGGTTAGCAAGGCCTAGTGTTGTTGGTCTGCAACGATAACCTGGCGGATGAGTGGCTGCTTCACTGGAAGTTCTTGCTTGATCTGAATGGTCTCTCGCAACATCTGTTCGGGTGTGTCGAGTAGCTCTGCGTTTTCTGTAAACAGCGTGACGAGTGGCTGCCCCTTGATGATGCGATCGCCGATCTTTGCGTGCATCTCAATGCCTGCATGAGCTGAAACTGGGTCGCCGGGTTTCTCGCGGCCTGCACCTAGGCGCTGCACAGCCCATCCGACTTGTGTGCAATCCATGCTGGCAAGATAGCCGTCGGATTCTGCCTTTAGAACGCGCGTGGCCTTGGGTTTGTGGAAGGCTGCTGGATCGTCGAAGGGTTTGATGTCGCCGCCTTGCAGCTTTGTCATCTCAATCCATTTTTTGTACGCAGAGCCATCGTGGAGTAGTGCGAGGGATTTTGTCTTGCCTTCCTCTGGAGTCTTGCTGACGCCGCCAAGATGGAGCATCCATCCGGAGAGTGTGACGGAGAGTTGGATGAGGTCGGCGTACATGGGGTGATGGACGCCCTTCATGATGTCGATGCATTCCCACACTTCGATCCAGTTGCCGGAGAAACGTCCGAGTGGCTCGTCCATGGTGGTGAGCAGAGCGACGGTGCGCGTGCCGTTGCCTTCGCCGGTGCTGACCATGAGGCGTGCGAGGTGTTCGCTGTCCTCGTACTTTTTCATGAATGCGCCGCTGCCTGTTTTCACGTCGAGCACGAGGCCATTGAGGCCTTCTGCGAGCTTCTTGCTCATGATGCTGGCGGTGATGAGATATGGCGATTCAACGGTTCCGGTGTGGTCACGGAGTGCGTAGAGGATGCGGTCGGCGGGGACGAGGTTTTTGGTTTGTCCGATCATGCTGAAGCCGCACTTTTCGATGACTTCGCCGAACTGTTTGAGTGAGAGTTGCGTGTTGAAGTTGGGGATGGTTTCGAGCTTGTCGAGTGTGCCGCCGGTGTGACCGAGCGAGCGGCCGCTGATCATGGGATCGGCGAGACCTGCTGCTGCCACGATGGGTGCGATGAGTAAGGAACTTTTGTCGCCGACGCCGCCGGTGGAGTGCTTGTCGACGGTGAACTTATTGAGGAATGCGGAGTCAAAGACTTCGCCGCTGCGACGCATCGCGTCAGTCAGTGTGGCGAGTTCGCGGGGGCTGAGGCCTCGCTGAAAGATGGCCATGAGCAACGATGCGATGCGCGCGGGTGTGATGGATTCGTCAACGACGCCAGCGATGAAGCCGCGGATTTCAGCGTCGGAAAGTTCGTGGCCGTCGCGCTTGTGCAGGATAACGTCGATGGGATGAATGCTCATGATTACTTGGATGCTGATTGTTGCAGGCTTTGTGCGTTGAAGGATGCAGGAAGGAGATCGGCCAGGGTGCATTCGCCGGGCTTGCCGTGTTCCGCGGGAAAGAAGATGCGGCAGGTGGGGTCGGCGAATTCCGCGATGGTTTGACGGCAGGCACCGCAGGGCTGGCATGCGATGGTGGCGTCTTCGTTAGCGATGGCAACGGCGACGATGCGGATGTGTGCGCCGCGCTCGACTACTGCGCGTGCGACCGCGGCTTGTTCGGCGCAGGTGGTCAGGCGGTAGCTGGCGTTTTCGACGTTGCAGCCGGTGATTATGTGGCCGTTGTCCAGCAGCAACGCGGCGCCTACGTGGAAGAGGCTATAGGGCGCGTAGGCGTTTTTTGCGGCGTGGGCGGCCTGTTCGCGAAGGCTGCGGATGCGGCTTTCGTCGAGGGTTGCGGATTTGTTTTCCAGCGACATAGATTGCTGAGGCTAAACCCATGCGCGAAAGGTTGCAAGCGATGCGGCGCGAAGGGGCACCTGCGCGTCTAACATGCTGCCAGATATGCCTGTTAAGAAAACAGCGACGAAACGAACGAAACCGAAGAAGCCGGAGAGTGTTGAAGCATCCGTGCAGGCGGTTGATCCTGCTGATACGAGCGTGGATGATTCAGTGTTGAAACTGTTTCATCCGGTGACGGCGGCCTGGTTTCGTGCGGTGTTTGAAGGGCCGACGCAGCCTCAGCGCGAGGGATGGCCTGCGATTGCGCGTGGGGATTCGACGTTGATCCTGGCGCCTACTGGTACTGGTAAAACGCTGACGGCGTTCTTGTGGTGTCTGGATCGTTTGATGCTGCAGCCTCGTGCGGCTGCTCCTGTCGAAACTTCAAAGCGTGGGCGCAAGGCTGCTGCGTCGCCGGTCTTGGACGGCGTACGTGTTGTTTATATTTCGCCGCTGAAGGCGCTTGCTGTCGATGTAGAGCGCAACCTGCGTTCGCCTTTGCAGGGCATTGCGAATATGGCGCAGCGCATGGGCGTTGATGTACATACGCCAGAGATTAACGTGCGTACGGGCGATACGCCTGCGAATGAGCGCGCGCGTTTCAGCAAACATCCTGGCGAGATTTTGATCACTACGCCGGAGTCGCTGTATTTGCTGCTGACTTCGAATGCGGGCGAGGCGCTGCGCAGTGTTGAGACGGTGATCATTGACGAGATTCATGCACTGGTACCGACGAAGCGTGGCGCGCATATGGCGTTGTCGTTGGAGCGACTGGAGGCGTTGACTGGGCGCAAGGTGCAGAGGATTGGATTGTCTGCAACGCAGAGGCCGCTAGAAGAAGTGGCTCGGTTTCTTGGTGGTGCTGAAGGAACGCAGCAGGTTAGCGCATCTGCGAATGAGCAAGTGGGAGACGGGGAGGCGGAGGCTGGTGGGATTCGCTATCGGCCTGTTGCGGTTGTGAATGCGGGTGCGCGGAAGCGGTTGGAGTTGACTGTGGAAGTGCCTGTGGAGGATATGGCGAAGCTTGGCGAGATTCAGGACACGCCGAGTGGGCCGGCTTCACAGGGGCCGAAGCGAACAAGTATCTGGCAGAGTATTCATCCGCGTTTGCTGGAGCTGATTCGCGCGCATCAGTCGACGATTTTGTTTGT contains the following coding sequences:
- a CDS encoding SDR family NAD(P)-dependent oxidoreductase → MGKLEGKVAVVTGGSSGLALASAKRFVEEGAYVFITGRRQEQLDEAVRQIGRNVTGVRGDAANLNDLDRLFDIVKREKGKIDVLFASAGRGEALPLGEITEQHFDAAFGLNTRGTLFTVQKALPLFNDGGSIIMTGSVASVKGFPGFGVYAASKAALRSFARTWLNELKDRHIRVNVLGPGPIATPMQEEVLTPEAKQMFESLIPRGTMGQPEEIATVALFLASDDSSFVNGVELNVDGGFSAI
- a CDS encoding AraC family transcriptional regulator produces the protein MDPITDIFKTMHVTAFGLHRLEATVPWGVKQENRSEEKVTPSGKKTPPADLAHFAMLSRGSCWLSVEGIAEPIPLSGGDCFLVAKGTSIVLRDSPRTRPKWTFREIGALANGNVAQCGGGGAPTTIVCGSLSFDRASLKPITQLLPSFILMKADEERTLALHNTVQALASEMAVQAPGSEVVATRLAEVLFIQVLRAHIALGQQRNKGWLRAIFDPQMGVALSAVHDSVSAAWTVESLAAAAGMSRSAFAVRFKELLGQTPMEYVTEWRMQKAMQLLQQRDKKLIDVARLVGYESDAAFSKAFKRVVGVNPGEYLKRGFEDHRNAGMTEDF
- a CDS encoding thymidine phosphorylase, with protein sequence MSIHPIDVILHKRDGHELSDAEIRGFIAGVVDESITPARIASLLMAIFQRGLSPRELATLTDAMRRSGEVFDSAFLNKFTVDKHSTGGVGDKSSLLIAPIVAAAGLADPMISGRSLGHTGGTLDKLETIPNFNTQLSLKQFGEVIEKCGFSMIGQTKNLVPADRILYALRDHTGTVESPYLITASIMSKKLAEGLNGLVLDVKTGSGAFMKKYEDSEHLARLMVSTGEGNGTRTVALLTTMDEPLGRFSGNWIEVWECIDIMKGVHHPMYADLIQLSVTLSGWMLHLGGVSKTPEEGKTKSLALLHDGSAYKKWIEMTKLQGGDIKPFDDPAAFHKPKATRVLKAESDGYLASMDCTQVGWAVQRLGAGREKPGDPVSAHAGIEMHAKIGDRIIKGQPLVTLFTENAELLDTPEQMLRETIQIKQELPVKQPLIRQVIVADQQH
- a CDS encoding UDP-2,3-diacylglucosamine diphosphatase, whose protein sequence is MVRTCDTLILSDVHLGSDVSRAEEAIDVLEGVDFRQLILLGDIFSDLDFARLKRQHWDFLSCIRKLSNPKQRRTIVWVEGNHDHGLSQLMSHMVGVPVYQRYVWEYAGKRHLAVHGHQFDRFINRNILLSRFFEGFYEMSQRLDGKEQRMSRWFDRFSTRWLRLSDKVAEGALAYAKEGHADRVFCGHTHEAMQRNEGSIEYFNSGCWTDTRATFLTIDRKGVQIHEYQPGTVHRDPGKERIETPALAAEFAGEAGLSGYGGYGSLRC
- a CDS encoding glycosyltransferase, which produces MIPAKNESRHLPSLLSSLAKQDYPAMADTEVFVADAGSTDGTAAIARSYDNLLNVRVIEGGLPSVGRNRGAAQSTSRYVLFLDADVELRDRTLLRRAMTAMQKQRLHCQTVDIACAEGTWADRLLYWGNSRMQRLSAWGMPFGTGMFLLFERGRFHELGGFAEDAVFAEDFLLTKQVSSLRFSVLDGCIYTSNRRFHRTGHARMVFLFFWTLLNCKNRSHFVRDHGYWDGAATETVSKA
- a CDS encoding SDR family oxidoreductase; protein product: MGKLEGKIALVTGGNSGIGLATAKRFVDEGAYVFITGRRQSSLDEAVKFIGKNVTAVQGDVSNLDDLDRLFAQIKSEKGKLDVVFANAGGGEFIPLGSYTEEHFDKTFNINVKGLVFTVQKALPLLPDGATIVLNGSIVSMKGFENFGVYNATKAAVRSFARTWTNELKARKIRVNVVSPGPIDTPAISGLVGNDSEQEKALKAGLAAGVPLGRMGEPDELAKAVVFLASDDSSFVAGVELFVDGGFVAV
- a CDS encoding cytidine deaminase, whose translation is MSLENKSATLDESRIRSLREQAAHAAKNAYAPYSLFHVGAALLLDNGHIITGCNVENASYRLTTCAEQAAVARAVVERGAHIRIVAVAIANEDATIACQPCGACRQTIAEFADPTCRIFFPAEHGKPGECTLADLLPASFNAQSLQQSASK